Proteins co-encoded in one Oreochromis aureus strain Israel breed Guangdong linkage group 3, ZZ_aureus, whole genome shotgun sequence genomic window:
- the LOC120439301 gene encoding uncharacterized protein LOC120439301 yields the protein MSPTSVPLTYSLLLLFIGRVSGKLIQTAAGDDVRFALTEECKTGKGTLHHQLMDGTDQLVASLDGVWKPGPGYINRVAHSPDSLILKRADFNDHGYYEFNCNYKERGELDELHVFLPYKVVAPRDDNVTLPCRSVTAGQAVKSVRWRRDGELVLEVNPRSEQITYGDGYDESRVSIPSDWNQRGDLSLTVKRAQLRDEGVYYCDVEKTEKHRSAVHLHVSTPSPPPPGSTSQPTTTPTPSECSDWSWRTFFIMAVIFVIVDLLVWLGWFLRNRIFNVCTRSFGGGSSEREEEINLKSVTINNGDAHLWNGTEGGEGTEEGRESGSDQQHMLKSNGNPDFTHH from the exons ATGAGTCCTACATCTGTCCCCCTCACTtacagtcttcttcttctttttatcgGCCGGGTGTCTGGGAAACTGATCCAGACCGCTGCAGGAGACGATGTTAGGTTTGCCCTCACAGAGGAGTGCAAGACGGGAAAAGGCACTCTGCATCATCAGCTGATGGATGGCACCGATCAGCTGGTCGCCTCTCTTGACGGTGTCTGGAAGCCGGGACCGGGTTACATTAACCGGGTGGCTCACAGCCCCGATTCTCTGATATTAAAGAGAGCAGATTTCAACGATCACGGCTATTACGAGTTTAACTGCAACTACAAAGAGAGGGGGGAGCTGGACGAGTTGCACGTTTTTCTGCCCTATAAAGTTGTCGCACCCCGGGATGATAATGTCACGCTGCCGTGTCGCTCCGTTACAGCCGGTCAGGCTGTGAAATCTGTGCGCTGGAGGAGAGACGGAGAGCTGGTGCTGGAGGTGAATCCTCGGTCGGAGCAAATCACCTACGGAGACGGCTATGATGAAAGCCGAGTGTCCATACCATCAGACTGGAACCAGCGAGGAGACCTGTCCCTCACCGTGAAGCGAGCTCAGCTCCGAGACGAGGGAGTGTATTACTGTGACGTGGAGAAGACAGAGAAACACCGCTCTGCTGTCCACCTGCACGTCTccacaccatcaccaccaccaccgggCAGCACCTCACAGCCTACAACCACACCTACG CCATCAGAGTGCTCTGACTGGTCGTGGAGAACATTCTTCATAATGGCAGTTATATTTGTGATCGTTGACCTGCTTGTTTGGCTCGGCTGGTTTCTGAGGAACAGGATATTCAATGTGTGCACTCGAAGTTTTGGTGGAGGATCCTCAGAGCGGGAAGAAGAAATAAACTTGAAAAGTGTTACCATCAACAACGGTGATGCACATCTCTGGAACGGCACAGAGGGAGGAGAAGGGACTGAAGAGGGCAGAGAATCAGGAAGTGACCAACAACACATGCTAAAGTCCAACGGGAACCCTGACTTTACCCACCACTGA
- the LOC120433700 gene encoding mucin-2-like, whose product MPRVPHRGSKKTAATLPTAQPGPAAPQAAAAPASALASQATAAPVAVAPPPPPPRATQPTAPMASLTSLSVQTQHPSPVPQGIAITVSDPESGATAQKENEPATSATAPEYATAVQTESQTAADPASKTITADQASQTTTADPASQTTTADQASQTTTAADPSSQTTAPNATTTQASAPQITAQQSTAQTMEATVPLVTPAPATATQASPAPPPASPSQRYTEPVAEKYIMDAWAGKSPHVLLSKIGAYKLFYWDIQQIGPDMELESESINAYLAIMVRQCNRHNSAKAAFIDSFSMTAIWKRKAPRLKIKPMEHEVILGIVNEHHHWTLVVIYPQEKKSLYLDPLGETKQGIQNCLESTRAFMRKKGCNVSRWTCDTVKHPKQLDATSCGVFALKFAEKILQKSQ is encoded by the exons ATGCCAAGAGTGCCACACCGGGgttcaaagaaaacagcagccaCATTACCAACAGCACAACCAGGTCCAGCAGCACCAcaagctgcagcagcaccagcaTCTGCTCTAGCTTCACAGGCTACAGCAGCACCAGTGGCGgtagcaccaccaccacctcctcctagAGCTACACAGCCTACAGCACCAATGGCATCACTTACATCACTATCGGTTCAAACACAACATCCATCTCCAGTTCCACAAGGTATAGCAATAACGGTATCAGATCCAGAGTCAGGAGCAACAGCACAGAAAGAGAACGAACCAGCCACAAGTGCTACAGCACCAGAATATGCTACAGCTGTACAAACCGAATCCCAAACAGCAGCAGACCCAGCCTCAAAGACCATAACAGCAGACCAGGCCTCACAAACCACAACAGCAGACCCAGCCTCACAAACCACAACAGCAGACCAGGCCTCACAAACCACAACGGCAGCAGACCCATCCTCACAGACCACAGCTCCAAATGCTACAACCACACAAGCCTCAGCTCCACAGATTACAGCCCAGCAATCTACAGCACAAACCATGGAAGCAACAGTTCCACTTGTGACACCAGCCCCAGCAACAGCCACACAAGCTAGCCCTGCACCACCTCCAGCATCACCCTCTCAGAGATACACTGAACCTGTTGCagagaaat ATATAATGGATGCCTGGGCTGGAAAGAGTCCTCACGTTCTACTCTCCAAAATTGGTGCTTACAAATTATTCTACTGGGATATCCAACAAATTGGTCCGGACATGGAGTTGGAAAGTGAG TCTATTAATGCATATCTTGCGATCATGGTGAGACAATGCAATCGCCATAATTCAGCCAAAGCAGCATTCATTGATTCATTTTCAATGACTGCCATTTGGAAGAGAAAAGCTCCAAGACTCAAG ATCAAACCCATGGAGCATGAAGTGATTCTGGGAATTGTAAATGAACATCATCACTGGACATTAGTG GTCATTTACCCACAAGAAAAGAAGTCGCTGTATCTTGATCCACTCGGAGAAACTAAACAAGGTATCCAAAATTGTTTGGAATCAACAAG GGCATTCATGCGAAAAAAAGGATGCAACGTCTCAAGATGGACTTGTGACACAGTCAAACACCCAAAACAATTGGACGCTACCTCATGTGGAGTCTTTGCATTGAAA TTTGCTGAAAAGATCTTGCAAAAGAGTCAATAG